From Ochotona princeps isolate mOchPri1 chromosome X, mOchPri1.hap1, whole genome shotgun sequence, one genomic window encodes:
- the TEX13B gene encoding LOW QUALITY PROTEIN: testis-expressed protein 13B (The sequence of the model RefSeq protein was modified relative to this genomic sequence to represent the inferred CDS: substituted 2 bases at 2 genomic stop codons), with product MATHEKGSSFYCHSMSLPWEEVENKLKVILKNSQVPKETKEARTWGKLDLGVPILPQAEAVIGVQVWXPHDFAKLRKSAAXALASDMKELAAQREMECKEPASRLRPAHTKLAELQQEWSMLRWKLL from the coding sequence ATGGCCACGCATGAGAAAGGTTCCTCTTTCTACTGCCATAGTATGTCCCTGCCCTGGGAAGAGGTGGAAAACAAGCTTAAGGTTATCTTAAAGAACAGCCAGGTACCAAAGGAAACCAAGGAAGCCCGCACTTGGGGCAAACTGGACCTTGGAGTACCAAttctgccacaggcagaggcagtTATAGGGGTGCAGGTGTGGTAGCCGCATGATTTCGCCAAACTGCGTAAGTCAGCTGCATAAGCTTTGGCCTCAGACATGAAGGAACTTGCGGCACAGCGTGAGATGGAGTGCAAAGAGCCAGCATCCCGACTGAGACCAGCCCACACCAAACTGGCAGAGTTGCAACAAGAATGGAGCATGCTGAGGTGGAAGCTCTTGTAG